A single window of Vicinamibacteria bacterium DNA harbors:
- a CDS encoding methyltransferase domain-containing protein, protein ALPFSTGEFDVVLCLDVLEHVALLDQPKALSEIARITKAGGQLFVTVPNLAHLHSRLRFLLRGKLTRTSAVERHPGDRPLAEYLSLLGEAGFRVERRGGIFPTIPLLFRAVNRHPRKLGWLVACLDAVVPFPGLRFLATIQTRRVG, encoded by the coding sequence GCACTTCCCTTCTCGACCGGGGAGTTCGACGTCGTCCTTTGCCTCGACGTTCTGGAGCATGTCGCGCTTCTCGACCAACCGAAAGCGCTCTCCGAGATCGCCCGGATAACGAAGGCCGGGGGGCAACTGTTCGTGACCGTCCCGAACCTCGCCCATCTACACAGCCGGTTGCGATTTCTGCTCCGGGGAAAGCTCACCCGCACCTCGGCCGTCGAGCGCCATCCCGGCGACCGGCCGCTCGCCGAATACCTGTCGCTCCTCGGCGAGGCGGGCTTTCGCGTCGAGCGCCGGGGCGGAATCTTTCCCACGATTCCTCTTCTGTTCCGTGCGGTCAACCGCCACCCGCGGAAACTCGGCTGGCTCGTCGCCTGTCTCGATGCCGTCGTTCCCTTTCCCGGCCTTCGCTTCCTGGCCACCATCCAGACGAGACGAGTGGGGTAA